The genomic stretch ATCCCTACCTGGAGGCTGAGGACATTGATGAGGCCTTGCTCTATGCCGCTTTTCTTGCCGAAGAGGAGACTGTGGAGTTTACCAGGTGAAGTTTCTCATTGATATGCCGCTATCACCAGGGTTGGCTATCTGGCTGGTGCAACAAGGTCATGATGCTGTGCATGCTGTTGAGTTGGGATTAGCCCGGGCTTCGGATGAAGTGATCTTGGAGCGCGCTCGAGGAGAACAACGGGTGGTTGTGACGGCCGATTTGGACTATCCCCGTCTTTTGGCTTTGACACGAGCGGAAGGGCCTGGCCTGATACTCTTCCGTGGCGGAAATTATAGTGAGCAAGAGGCGGTAGATCGCCTCAGGCGAACTCTCGAAATGATTCCAGACGAGGAGTTGCCAAACTCCATCGTGGTCATTGAGAAGGGGCGGATTCGTCGGAGACGGCTTCCGCTTGAACCAAGTCCTTAATGTGCAAAAGAACGTCTTTGCCTAACACAGCATTCACCCGACGCCGCTCCGCTGGGCTTTGCGGCGCGGGTGATGCCGACTGTTCGGCCCCAAGAAGGAGATCAGACAAATGAAAGAAGCATACATTCGGTTCATGGCACCCGTTGATTCAAGAAGCACCGGATCTCTATTCGAGATCCTCGGCAGGAAGCTCAGAGAGAAAGTCGAACGCGTACACTTAATGCTTTCCTCGCCAGGAGGGACAGTATTTCATGGACTCTCAATTTACAATTTCCTATAAAGGAGCGCCCGTAGAGGTTCATACATACAACTTCGGTACAGTCGACTCTATTGGTGTGGTGATCTTTTGCTCGGGGAGCAAGAGATTTTCAGTCCCGCACGCCAGGTTCCTCATTCATGGTGCTCAAGCGAACTTCATGGGGAATCAATCACTGGACGAAAAAAATCTCGAGGAGCGTCTAAAAGGACTCCAGAACGACTATAAGAACATCGCTCGCGTTATTGCAGACGCTACGCAGAAACCCACCGACAAAGTGCTAGACGATATGAATAACCGCACGACACTGGATTCACAAGAGGCCAGGGTTTACGGTCTTGTTCACGAGATAAAGTCCACACTGTT from Blastocatellia bacterium encodes the following:
- a CDS encoding DUF5615 family PIN-like protein yields the protein MKFLIDMPLSPGLAIWLVQQGHDAVHAVELGLARASDEVILERARGEQRVVVTADLDYPRLLALTRAEGPGLILFRGGNYSEQEAVDRLRRTLEMIPDEELPNSIVVIEKGRIRRRRLPLEPSP